A window of the Diabrotica undecimpunctata isolate CICGRU chromosome 1, icDiaUnde3, whole genome shotgun sequence genome harbors these coding sequences:
- the LOC140451861 gene encoding uncharacterized protein isoform X1, giving the protein MRRRNIDNRKLLKVIVNLDFGRVSFKLQLPAPKMSVLSRISNIYSKSGSRQYPDELDMIETNLYLSGEAEARNVETLKKYKITHILTINDFPLSATVKSALEYLQIKYIRLPDLSSSDLLSYFDETYEFIREGVAKGAVLVHCQMGVSRSASVVIAYIMKKYNLTYREALDKVKMKRCVFPNPGFVSQLQSYRDMGYTTIRRYDPRLARYMMR; this is encoded by the exons atgAGGAGGCGGAATATAGATAATAGGAAGCTATTAAAAGTAATAGTAAATTTAGATTTTGGCAGAGTCTCCTTTAAACTGCAACTACCAGCTCCTAAAATGTCAGTGCTGTCAAGAATATC CAATATTTATTCCAAGTCTGGTTCAAGACAGTATCCAGATGAATTGGATATGATAGAAACAAACCTCTACCTCAGTGGTGAGGCAGAAGCCAGGAATGTTGAAActcttaaaaaatacaaaattactcACATACTCACTATCAATGATTTCCCTTTAAGTGCTACCGTAAAAAGTGCCCTAGAATATCTTCAAATAAAGTACATCAGGCTTCCCGACTTAAGTTCTTCAGACTTACTGTCTTATTTCGACGAAACCTATGAATTTATTAGAGAGGGTGTTGCCAAAGGAGCTGTTCTTGTGCATTGTCAAATGGGTGTATCCAGAAGTGCCTCAGTTGTTATAGCCTATATTATGAAGAAATATAATTTAACATAcag GGAAGCTTTGGAcaaagtaaaaatgaaaagatgcGTATTTCCTAACCCAGGATTTGTATCCCAATTGCAAAGCTATCGAGACATGGGATACACCACTATTAGAAGATATGATCCCAGACTTGCACGATACATGATGAGATGA
- the LOC140451861 gene encoding dual specificity protein phosphatase MPK-4-like isoform X2, producing MDRRIYSNIYSKSGSRQYPDELDMIETNLYLSGEAEARNVETLKKYKITHILTINDFPLSATVKSALEYLQIKYIRLPDLSSSDLLSYFDETYEFIREGVAKGAVLVHCQMGVSRSASVVIAYIMKKYNLTYREALDKVKMKRCVFPNPGFVSQLQSYRDMGYTTIRRYDPRLARYMMR from the exons ATGGATCGCAGGATTTATAG CAATATTTATTCCAAGTCTGGTTCAAGACAGTATCCAGATGAATTGGATATGATAGAAACAAACCTCTACCTCAGTGGTGAGGCAGAAGCCAGGAATGTTGAAActcttaaaaaatacaaaattactcACATACTCACTATCAATGATTTCCCTTTAAGTGCTACCGTAAAAAGTGCCCTAGAATATCTTCAAATAAAGTACATCAGGCTTCCCGACTTAAGTTCTTCAGACTTACTGTCTTATTTCGACGAAACCTATGAATTTATTAGAGAGGGTGTTGCCAAAGGAGCTGTTCTTGTGCATTGTCAAATGGGTGTATCCAGAAGTGCCTCAGTTGTTATAGCCTATATTATGAAGAAATATAATTTAACATAcag GGAAGCTTTGGAcaaagtaaaaatgaaaagatgcGTATTTCCTAACCCAGGATTTGTATCCCAATTGCAAAGCTATCGAGACATGGGATACACCACTATTAGAAGATATGATCCCAGACTTGCACGATACATGATGAGATGA